The bacterium genome contains a region encoding:
- a CDS encoding DUF2304 domain-containing protein → MSEIADAVALRELFLSAPESGASRVVAAVLGLLVLSVVLFLVRRRALREEYTPIWLAVAFSMAFLGMNFGALRMLTRWIGAWTPSATVFFLGEVFLIAISLNYAVRLSRANLQLKNLAQEAAILRTRVERLEADFRTEP, encoded by the coding sequence GTGAGTGAAATTGCCGACGCCGTTGCTCTGCGTGAACTGTTCCTGAGTGCACCGGAATCGGGCGCGAGTCGCGTTGTGGCGGCGGTTCTCGGACTTCTCGTGCTCAGCGTCGTCCTGTTCCTGGTGCGCCGCCGTGCGCTGCGTGAAGAGTACACGCCCATCTGGCTGGCCGTCGCCTTCTCGATGGCCTTTCTGGGTATGAACTTCGGTGCCCTGCGCATGCTCACGCGCTGGATCGGCGCCTGGACTCCGAGTGCGACGGTGTTCTTCCTCGGCGAGGTCTTCCTGATCGCAATCTCACTGAACTATGCAGTGCGGCTTTCGCGCGCGAATCTGCAATTGAAGAATCTGGCCCAGGAGGCAGCCATCCTGCGCACTCGGGTCGAGCGACTCGAAGCGGATTTTCGAACGGAACCCTAG
- a CDS encoding glycosyltransferase family 2 protein — translation MPSPEVRPVVLLPAYNEAAHLAQILEQIREVVPEYELVVVDDGSTDSTARVAAAAGARVLSHPFNLGYGGALQTGYKDAVQRGVRLLVQLDSDGQHDPRGIPKLLEPVEKGDCDLVIGSRFIETTDYHMGILRRFGRNFFRFVGRLSGLDVRDPTSGFQAMNHRVLRAYVGDFYPMDYPDVDVLLVLHRMGLRITERSTEMSEGFRPTELHGGLRPIYYMYKMLLSAWSASTVRIEREETDERDSQ, via the coding sequence ATGCCTAGCCCGGAAGTTCGGCCGGTCGTTCTGCTTCCGGCCTATAACGAGGCCGCACATCTGGCGCAGATCCTGGAACAGATCCGCGAGGTGGTGCCTGAGTACGAACTCGTCGTGGTCGATGACGGGTCAACCGATTCGACGGCTCGAGTGGCGGCCGCCGCTGGGGCTCGTGTGTTGAGCCATCCGTTCAACCTGGGTTACGGCGGCGCACTGCAGACCGGCTACAAAGACGCCGTGCAGAGGGGGGTTCGACTGCTCGTACAGCTGGATTCGGACGGACAACACGATCCGAGAGGCATTCCCAAGCTCCTGGAGCCAGTGGAGAAGGGGGATTGCGATCTGGTGATCGGCTCGCGCTTCATTGAAACGACGGACTACCACATGGGAATCTTGCGACGCTTCGGACGGAACTTCTTTCGTTTCGTGGGTCGGCTCTCTGGGCTCGACGTACGGGATCCGACGTCTGGCTTTCAGGCGATGAACCACCGGGTGCTTCGCGCCTACGTCGGCGACTTCTATCCGATGGATTATCCCGATGTCGACGTACTGCTCGTTCTGCACCGAATGGGTCTTCGCATCACGGAGCGTTCCACCGAGATGAGTGAAGGTTTCAGACCGACCGAACTCCATGGGGGTCTGCGCCCGATCTACTACATGTACAAAATGCTCCTCTCGGCCTGGAGCGCTTCGACCGTGCGCATCGAACGAGAGGAAACGGACGAAAGGGATTCGCAGTGA